In Monodelphis domestica isolate mMonDom1 chromosome 4, mMonDom1.pri, whole genome shotgun sequence, one DNA window encodes the following:
- the LOC100016938 gene encoding olfactory receptor 52K1-like, with amino-acid sequence MSEWNETHNVSYIDFFLVGFPGLNESRSLLILPVSCIYLVILLANMLVIYTVVVQRSLHQPMYALIALLLTVNICSATVVMPTMLVSFSTHYYHISLSCCFIQMFFLYFFIIFDCGIILVMALDRYVAICYPLRYPEIVTGQLLAGLVILAALRSTCIVVPVVGLAARVRFCRSNIIRHFTCEHMALMKLSCGDISLNKTVGLAVRVFNRVLDMLLLGTSYTRIIHAAFRISSGGARSKALNTCGSHLLVIFTVHSSSFISSIVYRIARTASQDVHNLLSALYLLLPCLVNPVIYGARTKEIRQHLVKIFQRAGPQATSKNTHP; translated from the coding sequence ATGTCAGAGTGGAATGAGACCCACAATGTCTCCTACATTGACTTCTTCTTGGTAGGCTTCCCCGGGCTGAATGAGAGCCGGTCCCTCCTAATCCTTCCAGTCTCCTGCATATACTTGGTGATCCTTTTAGCCAACATGTTGGTCATCTATACTGTGGTGGTCCAGAGAAGCCTGCACCAGCCCATGTATGCACTCATTGCCCTGCTTCTGACAGTCAATATTTGTTCTGCTACTGTTGTCATGCCCACTATGCTTGTTAGCTTCTCTACCCACTACTACCATATTTCTCTTTCATGCTGCTTCATCCAAAtgttctttctgtattttttcatCATCTTTGACTGTGGCATTATCTTGGTCATGGCTCTAGACCGTTACGTTGCCATCTGCTATCCACTACGCTATCCAGAAATTGTGACAGGGCAGCTGTTGGCTGGGTTGGTGATCTTAGCAGCATTAAGGAGTACATGCATTGTTGTCCCTGTGGTAGGACTGGCTGCAAGAGTCCGCTTCTGCCGCTCCAACATCATCCGTCACTTCACCTGTGAGCACATGGCCCTGATGAAGCTGTCCTGTGGGGACATCTCACTCAATAAGACAGTGGGGCTTGCAGTCCGAGTCTTCAACCGGGTCCTGGACATGTTGCTCTTGGGCACCTCCTACACACGCATCATCCATGCTGCCTTCCGGATCTCCTCTGGGGGTGCCCGCTCCAAAGCCCTGAATACTTGTGGCTCCCACCTGCTAGTCATCTTCACTGTCCACTCCTCctcatttatttcttccattgTCTATCGCATAGCCCGCACTGCTTCCCAGGATGTACACAATCTGCTCAGTGCCCTCTACCTTCTACTTCCTTGCCTTGTCAACCCTGTTATCTATGGAGCCAGAACCAAGGAGATCCGGCAACACTTGGTCAAGATATTTCAGAGAGCAGGACCTCAGGCCACTTCAAAAAATACCCATCCTTAG